One genomic window of Solirubrobacterales bacterium includes the following:
- a CDS encoding aldehyde dehydrogenase family protein, which yields MQEPDTRLWIGGQAVAGQGEPLAVENPATEETITTVATPSDEQVVATIAAARDAQRGWERTPAVERAELLHEVATRLRAHAEELAELMTVEGGKPLVENSDEVGWTAAAFDYYAEIGRDSAGRVIPSIEATQLALVMKEPIGVVACIVPWNYPLLLLAWKLAPALAAGNTTVCKPSELTPLSTLALAPCLEHLPAGAVNLLAGGGDVGGRIVADAGVDCVAFTGSVETGKRIAATCAERIGRINLEMGGKDPFIVCSDVAERIDVAAKGGAWAAFLNAGQVCTSAERFYVMEDVYDDYLQAFVDYTGGLRVGDPMDPATDVGPMISGAQRRKVTEQIEAAVSAGADVVIGSDRGGQERGHYFSPAVVTGAPRETELLREETFGPVAPIVPVRSLDEAIELANSTRFGLGANVYTRDLQNVVRCLREIKAGTVWFNDPLTDNDAGPFGGFKQSGLGRELGREGLEAFQETKHVHIETEIAPKEWWYPYAKGD from the coding sequence GCGGTCGAGAATCCCGCCACCGAGGAGACGATCACAACCGTCGCTACGCCTTCGGACGAGCAGGTCGTGGCGACGATCGCCGCCGCGCGTGACGCGCAACGCGGCTGGGAGCGAACCCCCGCGGTCGAGCGGGCGGAGCTGTTGCACGAGGTCGCCACCCGGCTCCGTGCCCACGCAGAGGAGCTCGCCGAGCTGATGACGGTGGAGGGCGGCAAGCCGCTCGTGGAGAACTCGGACGAGGTCGGCTGGACCGCCGCGGCCTTCGACTACTACGCGGAGATCGGCCGCGACTCGGCCGGCAGGGTGATTCCGTCGATCGAGGCTACCCAGCTCGCCCTGGTGATGAAGGAGCCGATCGGGGTGGTCGCCTGCATCGTGCCCTGGAACTATCCGCTGCTCCTGCTGGCCTGGAAGCTCGCCCCGGCCCTGGCCGCCGGCAACACCACGGTCTGCAAGCCCTCCGAGCTGACGCCGCTCTCCACCTTGGCCCTGGCGCCTTGTCTCGAGCACCTCCCGGCCGGCGCAGTCAACCTGCTCGCCGGTGGCGGAGACGTCGGGGGGCGGATCGTCGCCGATGCCGGCGTGGATTGCGTCGCATTCACAGGGTCGGTCGAGACCGGCAAGCGAATCGCCGCCACCTGCGCCGAGCGGATCGGGCGGATCAACCTCGAGATGGGCGGCAAGGACCCGTTCATCGTCTGCTCCGACGTTGCCGAGCGGATCGACGTCGCGGCCAAGGGGGGCGCCTGGGCGGCGTTCCTGAACGCGGGACAGGTGTGCACCTCCGCCGAGCGCTTCTACGTGATGGAGGACGTCTACGACGACTACCTACAGGCATTCGTCGACTACACCGGGGGGCTGCGGGTCGGCGACCCGATGGATCCGGCCACGGACGTCGGGCCAATGATCTCCGGGGCGCAGCGCCGAAAGGTCACCGAGCAGATCGAGGCCGCCGTCTCAGCGGGCGCCGACGTTGTAATCGGCTCCGACAGGGGCGGTCAGGAGCGGGGGCACTACTTCTCACCGGCCGTCGTCACGGGTGCCCCGCGCGAAACCGAGCTGCTGCGCGAGGAGACGTTTGGCCCGGTCGCCCCGATCGTGCCCGTGCGCTCGCTGGACGAGGCGATCGAGCTTGCCAACTCGACCCGCTTCGGGCTGGGCGCGAACGTCTACACCCGCGACCTTCAGAACGTGGTCCGGTGCCTGCGAGAGATCAAGGCGGGCACGGTGTGGTTCAACGACCCGCTCACCGACAACGACGCGGGCCCATTCGGCGGTTTCAAGCAGTCTGGCCTGGGGCGCGAGCTCGGGCGCGAGGGCCTGGAGGCGTTCCAGGAGACCAAGCACGTCCACATCGAGACCGAGATCGCCCCCAAGGAGTGGTGGTACCCGTACGCGAAGGGGGATTGA
- a CDS encoding alpha/beta hydrolase-fold protein has translation MLASNPLGDPTRRPLFVYLPPGVDADHPRALPSVYVIQGYFGQLDSWWRREPFEPNVFERVDAMFAAGECPDAIVVFVDAWTSYGGSQYLNSAGTGRYQDYLCDEVVAFVDDRYPAAADRDRRGIAGKSSGGYGAMVVPMMRPDVFGAFASHAGDALFECSYLPDFRQTARKLRDEFAGSFEVFFERLAEADRFDMDRFGTPLMIYGCAACFSPDPDRPGKPLLPFEISTGRLVDESGGGGWTSIR, from the coding sequence CTGCTCGCCTCCAACCCGCTTGGAGACCCTACGCGGCGCCCGCTTTTCGTCTACCTTCCGCCGGGCGTCGACGCCGATCACCCGCGGGCGCTGCCGAGCGTCTACGTCATCCAGGGGTACTTCGGCCAGCTCGATTCGTGGTGGCGCCGCGAGCCCTTCGAGCCGAACGTCTTCGAGCGGGTCGACGCCATGTTCGCCGCCGGCGAATGCCCCGACGCGATCGTGGTCTTCGTGGACGCCTGGACCTCGTACGGCGGCTCCCAGTACCTGAACTCCGCCGGGACCGGCCGCTATCAGGACTATCTGTGCGACGAGGTCGTGGCATTCGTCGATGACCGCTACCCGGCCGCTGCCGACCGCGATCGCCGCGGCATCGCCGGCAAGTCATCGGGAGGGTACGGCGCGATGGTGGTGCCGATGATGCGCCCCGACGTGTTCGGCGCATTCGCCTCGCACGCCGGGGACGCGTTGTTCGAGTGCTCGTACCTCCCCGACTTCCGCCAGACGGCGCGCAAGCTGCGTGACGAGTTCGCCGGCTCCTTCGAGGTCTTCTTCGAGCGTCTCGCCGAGGCCGACCGCTTCGACATGGACCGGTTCGGCACGCCGCTCATGATCTACGGATGCGCAGCCTGCTTCTCGCCGGATCCCGACCGCCCCGGCAAGCCGCTCCTGCCTTTCGAGATCTCGACCGGGCGACTAGTCGACGAGTCTGGGGGCGGTGGCTGGACCTCGATCCGGTGA